The following are from one region of the Rosistilla carotiformis genome:
- a CDS encoding MurR/RpiR family transcriptional regulator, translating to MSTPAAQSSSYADESWRKKFRRLHGELTNAEQRAGEYFEKHPESAYHSITEVVAISGIGYGTVIRFCQKLGCKGFQDFKLMLATDEAVNVRAERDPNDRQGSEVERRLKNDLSETLRLLDDHDLQLAAERLLACRVVQIVGVASSAPLVTGLAWKLVRIGIDARPSTEGYVMAVNATLLDESDVLFAISSSGATKDILHAASVAETQQATVIALTNFPNSPLSQIADISLITTANRDPIKAEIPSIIAGEAVAEMLLDRMLSLAPKRLDHILQSSKVVTDRKL from the coding sequence ATGAGTACCCCTGCTGCCCAAAGCTCCTCCTACGCCGATGAATCCTGGCGGAAGAAGTTTCGTCGCCTGCATGGCGAACTGACCAACGCAGAACAGCGGGCTGGCGAATATTTCGAGAAGCATCCCGAGTCGGCATACCATTCGATCACCGAAGTCGTTGCGATCAGTGGGATCGGATACGGAACCGTGATTCGTTTTTGCCAGAAGCTGGGCTGCAAGGGCTTTCAAGACTTCAAGCTGATGCTGGCAACCGACGAAGCGGTCAACGTGCGCGCCGAACGCGATCCGAACGACCGCCAGGGGAGCGAGGTTGAGCGACGGCTGAAGAACGATCTCAGTGAAACCCTGAGACTGCTGGACGACCACGACTTGCAATTAGCGGCCGAGCGCCTGCTGGCCTGCCGAGTTGTTCAAATCGTGGGTGTTGCCAGCTCTGCACCGCTGGTGACAGGATTGGCGTGGAAGCTCGTCCGGATTGGTATCGACGCCCGCCCATCGACCGAAGGGTATGTGATGGCGGTCAACGCGACGCTGCTCGACGAATCGGATGTCCTCTTCGCGATCAGTTCATCGGGCGCGACGAAGGACATCCTGCACGCGGCGAGCGTTGCCGAAACACAGCAGGCAACGGTGATCGCCCTCACAAATTTCCCCAACTCACCGCTCAGTCAAATAGCGGATATTTCGCTGATCACCACCGCAAATCGCGACCCGATCAAGGCCGAGATCCCATCGATCATCGCGGGCGAAGCCGTCGCCGAAATGCTCCTAGACCGCATGCTTTCCCTCGCCCCCAAACGACTCGATCACATCCTGCAATCCTCGAAGGTCGTCACGGATCGAAAACTCTGA
- a CDS encoding Gfo/Idh/MocA family protein: MKNVNIGMIGYGFMGKAHTNGYAQANHFFKLGHKPVLKALCARNAEKAQEFADNWGYESIETDWRELLKRDDIDAVDICVPNNLHKEISIAAAEAGKAVLCEKPLAIDVAEGEAMCEAVEKAGVPNMVWYNYRRIPAVSLAKQIIDEGRLGKIFHYRANFLQDWTINADVPQGGAATWRLDAEAAGSGVTGDLLAHCIDTALWLNGGIKDVSAMTETFVKERLHAETGKKEPVTIDDACMFHCHFDNGSLGLFESTRYARGHKALYTLEINGEHGSLAWDLHDLHRLQYFNYADDGIVRGWRDVHVSDGDQPYMGNWWVPGLNVGYEHSFIHQVADFLKSLDEGKPVHPSFRDALETQKVCDAVLKSAKDRAWMDV; encoded by the coding sequence ATGAAAAACGTCAACATCGGAATGATCGGTTACGGTTTCATGGGCAAAGCGCACACCAACGGCTACGCCCAAGCGAACCACTTCTTCAAGCTCGGCCACAAACCGGTCCTCAAGGCGCTGTGTGCCCGCAACGCGGAAAAGGCTCAAGAGTTTGCCGACAACTGGGGCTACGAATCGATCGAAACCGATTGGCGTGAATTGCTGAAGCGCGACGACATCGACGCCGTCGACATCTGCGTGCCGAACAACTTGCACAAAGAGATCTCGATCGCCGCCGCCGAAGCGGGCAAGGCGGTTCTGTGCGAGAAGCCGCTGGCGATCGACGTCGCCGAAGGCGAAGCGATGTGCGAAGCGGTCGAGAAGGCGGGCGTGCCGAACATGGTTTGGTACAACTACCGCCGCATCCCCGCGGTCTCGCTGGCCAAGCAGATCATCGACGAAGGTCGCTTGGGCAAGATCTTCCATTACCGTGCGAACTTCTTGCAAGATTGGACGATCAACGCCGACGTCCCTCAAGGCGGTGCAGCGACCTGGCGCCTGGATGCCGAAGCAGCTGGCAGCGGCGTGACCGGCGATCTGCTGGCTCACTGCATCGATACAGCTCTCTGGCTTAACGGCGGCATCAAAGACGTTTCGGCGATGACCGAAACCTTTGTCAAGGAACGCCTGCATGCTGAAACCGGCAAGAAGGAACCTGTCACGATCGACGACGCGTGCATGTTCCATTGCCACTTCGACAACGGCTCCCTCGGCCTGTTCGAATCGACCCGATACGCTCGCGGTCACAAGGCGCTTTACACGCTGGAGATCAACGGCGAACACGGCAGCCTGGCCTGGGACCTGCACGACCTGCATCGCCTGCAGTACTTCAACTACGCCGACGACGGCATCGTCCGCGGCTGGCGCGACGTTCACGTATCCGATGGCGACCAACCCTACATGGGCAACTGGTGGGTGCCAGGTTTGAACGTTGGATACGAACACAGCTTCATCCACCAAGTCGCCGACTTCTTGAAGAGTCTCGACGAAGGGAAGCCCGTTCATCCATCGTTCCGCGACGCCTTGGAAACTCAAAAGGTCTGCGACGCAGTCCTCAAGAGCGCCAAAGACCGCGCCTGGATGGACGTGTAG
- a CDS encoding sugar phosphate isomerase/epimerase family protein — protein sequence MKLHNAMWPGLVGKGTDEGQEPPISLEKMLDLTAAAEVNGQKFDGIDYFLFLPHTNPEASDDELRQIADLIQSKGFAVGSLVAPVWPGTIGDSAMGTAEQREKFLSAVKMACRVAGIFDNHGVRKYGVIRIDSAEFGVEKWKENPSSNTAQIAATFKEAAKIAADHGQRLAAEGEICWAGMHSWKDMLDLLEAVGMPESLGFQADLAHTYLYLMGYNAAEHALLQPGYSDEEFYAAYEKMTDKLRPWTIDFHVAQNDGEVHGAGSHDKTGKHCPADDPNGKLDIVRCASYWLKDASSRGIQHICWDGCMFPNATLEDPKTWNTILDTMIKVRDANASLV from the coding sequence ATGAAACTACACAACGCGATGTGGCCCGGACTGGTTGGCAAAGGGACCGACGAGGGACAAGAGCCGCCGATCAGTCTGGAAAAGATGCTCGACCTGACAGCCGCTGCCGAAGTCAACGGTCAGAAGTTCGACGGCATCGATTATTTCCTGTTCCTGCCTCACACCAACCCTGAAGCGAGCGACGACGAACTGCGTCAGATCGCTGACCTGATCCAAAGCAAAGGCTTTGCCGTCGGGTCGCTGGTCGCTCCCGTATGGCCCGGCACGATTGGCGATTCCGCGATGGGAACCGCCGAACAACGCGAAAAGTTCCTCTCGGCAGTCAAGATGGCCTGCCGCGTCGCTGGCATCTTCGATAACCATGGCGTTCGCAAATACGGCGTGATCCGCATCGACAGCGCCGAGTTTGGCGTCGAAAAGTGGAAAGAGAACCCGTCGTCCAACACCGCCCAAATCGCAGCGACCTTCAAAGAAGCTGCCAAGATCGCCGCCGATCACGGCCAGCGTTTGGCTGCCGAAGGCGAGATCTGCTGGGCCGGCATGCACAGCTGGAAGGACATGTTAGACCTTCTCGAAGCGGTTGGGATGCCCGAGAGTCTCGGTTTCCAAGCCGACCTGGCGCACACCTATCTGTACCTGATGGGCTACAACGCCGCCGAACACGCGCTGCTGCAACCGGGCTACAGCGACGAAGAGTTTTACGCCGCGTATGAAAAGATGACCGACAAGCTGCGTCCTTGGACGATCGATTTCCACGTCGCCCAAAACGATGGCGAAGTCCACGGTGCCGGGTCGCACGACAAGACGGGCAAGCACTGCCCAGCGGATGACCCCAACGGCAAATTGGATATCGTCCGTTGCGCCAGCTACTGGCTCAAAGACGCTTCGTCGCGCGGCATCCAACATATCTGTTGGGACGGCTGCATGTTTCCCAACGCGACGTTGGAAGATCCCAAGACCTGGAACACGATCCTCGACACGATGATCAAGGTTCGCGACGCCAACGCCAGCTTGGTTTAA
- a CDS encoding cupin domain-containing protein, whose protein sequence is MPQISLDEGLVKSDNVASVLDSAMNAGGGLLRLTPTWVPRSFLQPGRRIKLHPSDYYRFGADRGGIDERWFGSTTEAANEGRVWHEGLSFCLHEGQKFLLKDAVAEAGDRLIGKDMFSKYDRWPVYSKFFDNMGPIPHHMHQSQEDAALVGQEGKPESYYFPPQLNNVDNNFAYTFMGLEPGTTKDQVRKCLENWNEGDNGILDLSRAHRLKRGTGWLIPPGVLHAPGSLCTYEPQWGSDVFGMFQSIVEGRYVPWSLLVKDMPEDKHQDLDFIIGQLDWEKNVDTHFKESNYLEPIVDTDRSGDGYEDLWIVYGRVDGKQLFSAKELTIQPGKKCTLQEPGASSWITMQGKGKMGSLNLQTPASIRFGENTEDEIFISYEAANAGVVIENTGSEPLVGLRYFGPDVHPNLPLHGGSK, encoded by the coding sequence ATGCCTCAAATAAGCCTCGACGAAGGATTGGTCAAATCGGACAACGTCGCATCCGTCCTGGATTCGGCAATGAACGCAGGCGGTGGACTGCTGCGTTTAACACCCACTTGGGTGCCTCGATCCTTCCTTCAACCGGGGCGCCGGATTAAGCTGCACCCGAGCGATTATTACCGCTTCGGTGCCGATCGCGGTGGCATCGATGAACGTTGGTTCGGCAGCACGACCGAAGCGGCCAACGAGGGACGCGTCTGGCACGAAGGCCTCAGCTTCTGCCTGCACGAAGGGCAAAAGTTCTTGCTCAAAGATGCCGTTGCCGAAGCGGGCGACCGCTTGATCGGTAAAGACATGTTCTCGAAGTACGATCGCTGGCCAGTCTACAGCAAGTTCTTCGACAACATGGGCCCGATCCCGCACCACATGCACCAGAGCCAAGAAGATGCGGCGTTGGTCGGCCAAGAAGGGAAGCCCGAGAGCTATTACTTCCCGCCACAATTGAACAACGTCGACAACAACTTTGCCTACACCTTCATGGGGCTCGAACCAGGCACCACCAAGGATCAAGTTCGCAAGTGCTTGGAAAACTGGAACGAAGGGGACAACGGAATCCTCGACCTCTCGCGTGCCCACCGCCTGAAGCGCGGCACCGGTTGGTTGATCCCGCCGGGCGTTCTGCACGCTCCCGGTTCGCTATGCACTTACGAACCTCAGTGGGGCAGCGACGTCTTTGGCATGTTCCAATCGATCGTCGAAGGCCGCTACGTGCCATGGTCGCTGTTGGTCAAGGACATGCCCGAAGACAAGCACCAAGACCTCGACTTCATCATTGGCCAGCTCGACTGGGAAAAGAACGTCGACACCCACTTCAAGGAATCGAACTACCTGGAACCGATCGTCGACACCGACCGCAGCGGCGACGGGTATGAAGACCTGTGGATCGTCTACGGCCGCGTCGATGGCAAGCAATTGTTCAGCGCCAAAGAGCTGACGATTCAACCGGGCAAGAAGTGCACGCTTCAAGAACCGGGTGCCAGCAGCTGGATCACGATGCAGGGCAAGGGCAAGATGGGCAGCTTGAACCTGCAAACGCCCGCTTCGATTCGCTTCGGCGAAAACACCGAAGACGAGATCTTCATCTCGTACGAAGCTGCCAACGCCGGCGTTGTGATCGAGAATACCGGCAGCGAGCCACTGGTTGGCCTGCGTTACTTCGGTCCCGATGTGCATCCGAATCTGCCGCTGCACGGCGGATCGAAATAG
- a CDS encoding aldose 1-epimerase family protein produces MATNFKNPAAPRTLPAIDWHPPREGCLAAMESPEGQITLKYGTIASGRGAGIEVVQIDTGPMQVTLLPTRGMAIWQVICDGIPFKWNSPVDGPIHPSLVPVHDPGGIGWLEGFDELLVRCGLVSNGAPEFDESGQLRYPLHGRIANTPAERVWSEEVEGRCVVAGETHEKRLFFNNLTLTTRVSVAPGGREIEIEDTVSNHGSQPAETQMLYHINVGAPVLGADAKLLVPFEEVAPRNDHAATDIATWDRYRGPESGFQEQVHLFRMKSDAAGSTAMMLQSPGGDQGFGLSYDTNTLPYFIVWKNTAAHQDGYVTGLEPSTNFPNPRSFEGKQGRVATVPPGGSVTHRVNLHPLVGQQNVDSFAAKVQALQGSGSPTVHEKPKADWAS; encoded by the coding sequence ATGGCAACCAACTTCAAGAATCCCGCAGCCCCCCGCACGCTCCCCGCGATCGATTGGCATCCGCCGCGCGAAGGCTGCTTGGCCGCGATGGAGTCGCCCGAGGGGCAAATCACCCTGAAGTACGGCACGATCGCCAGCGGTCGTGGGGCGGGGATCGAGGTGGTGCAGATCGATACCGGACCGATGCAGGTGACCCTGTTGCCGACCCGCGGGATGGCGATTTGGCAAGTGATTTGCGATGGAATCCCCTTCAAATGGAACTCGCCCGTCGATGGCCCCATCCACCCATCGCTGGTTCCGGTCCACGATCCCGGCGGCATCGGCTGGCTGGAAGGATTTGACGAACTGCTGGTCCGGTGCGGCTTGGTCAGCAATGGAGCCCCCGAATTCGACGAATCGGGGCAATTGCGGTATCCGCTGCACGGGCGGATCGCAAACACCCCGGCAGAGAGGGTGTGGTCAGAGGAGGTCGAGGGGCGATGCGTCGTCGCGGGAGAAACGCACGAAAAGCGGCTGTTTTTCAATAATTTAACACTGACAACGCGGGTCTCCGTCGCCCCGGGAGGTCGCGAGATCGAGATCGAAGACACGGTGAGCAATCACGGCTCGCAGCCAGCCGAAACGCAGATGCTGTATCACATCAATGTAGGCGCTCCGGTGCTGGGAGCGGATGCAAAGCTGTTGGTCCCATTCGAAGAAGTGGCGCCGCGGAACGATCACGCCGCAACGGACATCGCGACTTGGGATCGGTATCGCGGTCCGGAATCGGGATTCCAGGAACAGGTGCATTTATTCCGAATGAAGTCCGATGCCGCCGGATCAACGGCGATGATGCTGCAATCCCCCGGCGGCGATCAGGGTTTTGGACTTTCCTACGACACGAACACGCTCCCCTATTTTATCGTTTGGAAAAATACCGCGGCGCACCAGGACGGCTATGTCACGGGGCTCGAACCGTCAACGAATTTCCCGAACCCACGCAGCTTTGAAGGAAAACAAGGGCGCGTCGCGACCGTTCCCCCCGGCGGAAGCGTCACTCACCGTGTGAACCTGCATCCGCTGGTCGGCCAACAAAACGTCGACTCTTTCGCGGCCAAGGTCCAGGCATTGCAAGGAAGCGGGTCGCCGACGGTGCATGAAAAACCGAAGGCCGATTGGGCGTCTTAA
- a CDS encoding S41 family peptidase, protein MPVRNTYVIVAVMIVSVACYLKADRMKHAGPVGDAISMIDRYYVDPVDHRALVDGAMQGVVSQLDPYSQFIDPSSYGHFQDALQQRFAGIGIIVEQPDKEDRVRVVTPLFATPAFKAGLRPGDRIMEVDGTTTEGLEIGKVSDLLRGPEGTVVSILVQRGDQTLQVEVQRAWIPLESVLGDYRDSDNNWVFRLREEPRIAYIRVTTFAEQTVDEITAALEQLDNDFDSLIIDLRQNQGGLLSAAVDIADMFLEDEVIVTTRGRGGKLEAEFSATSGVLVDDDKPLVIMIDGDSASASEIVAASLKDHRRATVIGERSFGKGTVQNVLPLESGRSALKLTTARYYRPNGENIHRLEGSTDEEAWGVRPNEGFEVKLSDDQRMAAMKRLQSAAYPIMPETAVVVTKDALPVDVTSPATTETDSTEASKPAAAAETPPSDADSEEAIEKVSADPRALDQDPQLIKAVEFLKQANGRTQKLAA, encoded by the coding sequence ATGCCTGTTCGCAACACCTACGTCATTGTGGCGGTGATGATCGTGTCGGTCGCCTGTTATTTGAAGGCGGATCGAATGAAACACGCCGGACCGGTCGGAGACGCGATCTCGATGATCGATCGCTATTACGTCGATCCGGTCGACCACCGCGCTTTGGTCGATGGAGCGATGCAGGGGGTGGTGAGCCAATTGGATCCCTATTCCCAGTTCATCGATCCCAGTTCGTACGGCCATTTCCAAGACGCGCTGCAGCAGCGGTTTGCCGGGATCGGGATCATCGTCGAACAGCCCGATAAAGAGGACCGCGTGCGCGTCGTGACGCCTCTGTTTGCAACGCCCGCGTTTAAGGCGGGGCTGCGACCGGGAGACCGGATCATGGAAGTCGATGGGACGACAACTGAAGGGCTCGAAATCGGAAAGGTCAGCGATTTGTTGCGCGGCCCCGAGGGGACTGTCGTTTCGATCCTGGTCCAGCGAGGCGATCAAACGCTGCAGGTCGAAGTGCAGCGCGCTTGGATTCCGCTGGAATCGGTGCTGGGAGATTACCGCGATTCGGACAACAACTGGGTCTTCCGACTGCGTGAAGAGCCGCGGATCGCCTACATCCGCGTGACGACGTTTGCCGAACAGACCGTCGACGAGATCACCGCGGCATTGGAACAACTGGACAACGATTTTGATTCGTTGATCATCGACCTGCGTCAGAATCAAGGCGGGCTGTTGTCGGCCGCCGTCGATATCGCCGACATGTTTCTCGAAGACGAAGTGATCGTGACGACACGCGGTCGCGGCGGCAAGCTGGAGGCGGAGTTTTCGGCGACCTCGGGAGTACTGGTCGACGACGACAAACCGCTTGTGATTATGATCGATGGTGATTCGGCCAGCGCCAGCGAGATCGTCGCTGCGAGCTTGAAGGATCATCGCCGAGCAACGGTCATCGGCGAACGGTCCTTCGGCAAGGGAACGGTTCAAAACGTGCTGCCGCTGGAATCGGGACGCAGCGCGCTGAAGCTGACCACCGCCCGCTACTACCGCCCCAACGGCGAGAACATCCATCGCCTGGAGGGTTCGACCGACGAAGAGGCTTGGGGAGTTCGCCCTAACGAAGGCTTTGAGGTCAAGCTGTCCGACGACCAACGGATGGCCGCGATGAAGCGCCTGCAAAGCGCCGCCTACCCGATCATGCCCGAAACGGCTGTCGTGGTGACGAAAGATGCTTTGCCTGTGGACGTCACGAGTCCGGCGACGACAGAAACCGATAGCACGGAGGCGTCGAAGCCGGCCGCGGCGGCAGAAACGCCGCCGAGCGACGCGGATTCGGAAGAAGCCATCGAAAAAGTGTCGGCCGACCCGCGGGCACTCGACCAAGATCCGCAACTGATCAAGGCTGTCGAGTTTCTGAAGCAGGCGAATGGGCGAACGCAAAAGCTGGCCGCTTAG